The sequence below is a genomic window from Mycobacterium spongiae.
GGTGGCCGCCTGCTCGGCCTGCGCCGCCGCCGACGTCAGCCACCGAACGTAGGGTGCCGCCGCACCCGCCATCGCCTCCGCCGCCGGACCCTGCCACGGCGAAGCGGCCAGTCCCGCGATCACCGATCCAAACGATGACGCGGCCGATCCCAGCTCGATGGCTAGCCCGTCCCACACTTGCGCCGCCGTCAACATGGGCCCCGGACCAGCCCCGACATACATTCGCGCGGAATTGATCTCCGGTGGTAGCACCGCAAAGTTCATGTTGTCCATAACTGGAATCGGTGACCTCCCCCTGGACGGCGGCCCATGCGATCAGTCCCGACCCGGCCGCGTCTGCCGTAGCCTAGGAATGTATGGAGGTGGTCAGTCCTGCGATCCTCGTGATCCGTCGGACTGACCCCGGTTGGTTAGTCCAGGCCGTACAAGGCTCTTGAATTTTGCAGGGGTGTTTGGTATCCGGCCTTGAAGACCGTCGTTGTGGCCAGTCCCGTGCTTGAAGCCGATCACATCCCGGCTCAACTGAGCCGTGTCTACCCGCCGGCTTCTGGCGCCGGCAGCGGGCAAGCCTCACGTGCCCATGCGCGCGTCACGGATGCGATCACGGGCTTCGGCGCTGATGGTCATCCGTGATAGCAAGGCGTGGTGACAACGCTCATTGAACGGCTTGCCGGCTGGGCCACCGACCTGGACCTCGGCGACATCCCCGATGACGTCCAGGAGCTGTGCGATGCCCAGCGACAATCGGTCCGGGCGGGGATCGCGGCATCGTCGGGCGATGCCGCCTATCGGAAGATCGCGTCGGCGATCGACGACTCACTCTATCGAGACGCGTGTGCGAGCATGGCCCTCGACTTCGACGACTACCTCTGCTTCGGGCATACCGGCCATTCGGCGGTGCTCGTCACACAGCACATCGGGGACGAGGCCGGCGCCAACGATCACGAGCGCCTCACCGCGCAAACCGTTGCGAACGAGATCGGCGCGCGCCTCGGCGGAGCCTGCCTGGTCGGGCCGCTCAACGGCCAGCTCTGGTCGTTCATCCATGCGGTAGGCGCTGCAGCCGCGGCCGCCAGGCTGCTCGGCTTGGACGCATCACGGGCGGCCCACGCACTGGCCATATCACTCACGAACGCGCCACGCCCCACAGTGCCCGGATTCATGGCGCCCGACACGAAGCTGCTCACAGCTGCCGAGCCGATCCAGGCCGGCGTCCGCGCGGCACGGCTCGCCGCCGCCGGAGTCACAGGCCCGCTCGATGTGCTCGACCATCCCCAGGGATTCCTGGAAGGGTTCGCCTACGTGCCACTGCGATCGATGCTCGGCGGGCTCGGCACCGGGTGGGCGACAAAGACACTGTGCATCAAGCCGTACCCCGGCTGCGCATACCTCGACACGACGCTGGACGCCCTGGCCGACATCGGTCCGCTGGACGCCACGGCAATCAAACGGGTCATCGTCCATGGCGGGGCACTGACTTGCGGCATGGACGAACTCTCCGCCAACTACGCCCACGACGACCCGTCGCCGGTAACCGTCACGTTCTCGATTCCGTGGAATGTGGCGATCATGCTCACCGCCGGACGCCTCACCGCGGCGGAGGTGAACCAGACCTGGCTCGCCACCCATCGCAGCGAACTCGAATCGCTCCGGCACCGTGTCGAGCTGCGTCACGACTGGGACGCCACGCTGCGTACGGCACGCGCGTTCGCGCCACTGCTGCACCTCGCCGCGCTCGCTCGGGAAGCGGGCCCGAGAACGTGGCTGGGGGGCCTGCGCCGCGTCAGGCGCGAGCACCGAAGCGTGTCCCTCGACGTGGCTGGAGTCGCCAAGGTCGCGAAGCTGATCGCGACCGGCCGGGTTCCGATCGACCGTGGTCCATCACGACCCTGGGATCCGGAGGCACTCGAGAGCTTCAGGATGACGTTCCCCGCCCGAGTGGAAATCATCTTCGCGGACGGCCGGCGCGAGGAAGCCACCGCCGATATTCCCCAGGGCGCCGCCGGACATCCTCGAATCGGGCCGGCAGAAATTGCTGCCCAGAAGGCTCCCCAGAAGGCGAAAGGACCAGGACAAGATGCCCCCAACACCTGACCACGACTCCCGATCGCGTGTCTATCGGCGCCCAGCGTCCGATTCGTGGACGAAAAGCGCGCCATGGAACTGAAACTCGATCCTGAATGGCTTCACCACTGCCTGAAGCTGCTGGGGATCGGAGGATCGATTCTCATTCTGTGGAACGGGGTATGCGACCTGATCTACGGCTATTCCCCGACGCTGAGCGGAACGGAGTACTTCTCACGTTCCGTCATTACTGTGGTCCTCACCGCAGGCGGGCATCCGCATTGGATGGTGATGCTCGCCCAAACAGCGGGATGGCTCTATCCGCTGTTCGCGCTCACCTATTTTCACTGGTGGATCGGTATGCGCCGCGCGGGATTCTGGCTGGCTACGCTGCCCATTCTCCTCTTGGTCTACGCGGTGGTGATGATCGGCGGTATCCAGCATGCCGGATTTGCTTTCCTGAGCGTTTTGGAACAAGCCAAGGCCGTTGTGGGGAGTGGCGACCCCACATTCTTTGCGCTAGCGAACCGCTACATCATTGAGCATTTCTTCATGGGCGATCTGACAGCCATTGTGGCCTTGAGCGCCGGCGCTTTCCTGCTCGCGGTCGGCATTATGAGCGGCAGGACGATCTATCCGCGCTGGTTCGTGATCGTGTCGCCGTTGGGCACCATGATCGTCACGATGATGGTGGCCGCTGCGCTGCCCGCACCCTATGCGGGCTACGTGCTCGCGCCCTTCGGTACGTGGATCATGCTCGTTCCGAACATCGCCGGCACCATCTGGTTGTGGAACCACCTGGATTCCCTAGCGGCGGATCTCGTCAGCGCGTCCGACTAGAGCCACGCCGGCACGGATCGCCAGTTTGCGAACGCCATAGTTGCGC
It includes:
- a CDS encoding MmgE/PrpD family protein yields the protein MTTLIERLAGWATDLDLGDIPDDVQELCDAQRQSVRAGIAASSGDAAYRKIASAIDDSLYRDACASMALDFDDYLCFGHTGHSAVLVTQHIGDEAGANDHERLTAQTVANEIGARLGGACLVGPLNGQLWSFIHAVGAAAAAARLLGLDASRAAHALAISLTNAPRPTVPGFMAPDTKLLTAAEPIQAGVRAARLAAAGVTGPLDVLDHPQGFLEGFAYVPLRSMLGGLGTGWATKTLCIKPYPGCAYLDTTLDALADIGPLDATAIKRVIVHGGALTCGMDELSANYAHDDPSPVTVTFSIPWNVAIMLTAGRLTAAEVNQTWLATHRSELESLRHRVELRHDWDATLRTARAFAPLLHLAALAREAGPRTWLGGLRRVRREHRSVSLDVAGVAKVAKLIATGRVPIDRGPSRPWDPEALESFRMTFPARVEIIFADGRREEATADIPQGAAGHPRIGPAEIAAQKAPQKAKGPGQDAPNT